In a genomic window of Bacteroidota bacterium:
- a CDS encoding right-handed parallel beta-helix repeat-containing protein produces MVNFYKLVYGHLIACFFLCLFMSLSGGKAYGQLNGSYTIDKNAAASSTNYTTFQSFFNALSSSGVNGSVNVTVLNGPYTEQVVANAIPGASASNKITINGGGQILQFTSTTSTAQHTLRFNGADYVTINNLYIKALGTTYSWGVHFMNASYYNTLDGCTVEITNNTSTTAANNIGINMCNSTSSNTTLGDAAKYITVKNSTIKGTGATRGPVVGIQVTAQSQNVDGFITLEKNIIQDFYQYGIYIYYNSKVDVLNNDISRPTRTNSTTTYGINMYYYCYRNNIVGNKIHNLFTSMTTLTSTTYGIYCYYNYSGASNSVVASNAIYNIEHNGAVYFIYAYYPFGIQFAHNTVSSDLATTNTSVLYGMYVYSGTTSMTGTSFVNNIISLTRPSGTRYAYYYYASIPQFNYNSYYVNGTGSSNFMATGLSVYNDFASWQSGTGNDANGSYTNPKFANVTTGNLAPTTVQLDGQGATGTGVLKDVNGNNYSLTEPDQGAFVTDVNANVTRLTLAGASNCQMQVEEVKVWVKNSSPYAQSGFNMSYRVNSGTEVVEPFTGTLNPGDSAQFTFAQKLTYNNSGAYTFQARIKGKPYVGPYVVTVKAAPLGAEWMKGAKFNGQFFSGNIGDPDIVASPDTVDFNLLAPTGYTNANYGTAWTLSATSAKTTGGFTIPASDYTITPANGSQSLRLRFKPGSAFTDSFAKFTIRVYSNTTLCYAPDIDRVIFVAPRPVAGADVSDFCDGDAAVFASTSTISSGTMSYHWDFG; encoded by the coding sequence ATGGTAAACTTCTACAAGTTAGTTTACGGGCACCTTATTGCCTGTTTTTTTCTATGCCTTTTTATGTCCCTATCGGGCGGAAAGGCTTATGGGCAGCTGAACGGCAGCTACACGATTGACAAAAATGCCGCAGCATCGTCAACCAATTACACCACCTTCCAGTCGTTTTTCAACGCGTTGTCCTCATCAGGAGTAAACGGCAGTGTAAACGTAACTGTACTAAACGGTCCTTATACCGAGCAAGTAGTGGCCAACGCCATCCCCGGTGCAAGTGCATCCAACAAAATCACTATTAACGGTGGCGGACAAATCCTACAATTTACATCCACTACCTCAACAGCACAGCACACGCTGCGTTTTAACGGTGCAGATTATGTAACCATCAACAACCTTTATATAAAGGCGTTGGGTACTACTTATTCATGGGGTGTACACTTTATGAATGCGTCGTATTACAACACGCTTGACGGGTGTACTGTAGAAATTACCAATAACACCAGCACAACTGCTGCCAACAACATTGGTATTAATATGTGTAACAGCACCTCATCAAACACCACTTTGGGAGATGCGGCTAAGTACATTACCGTAAAAAACAGTACTATTAAAGGAACGGGTGCAACCCGCGGACCTGTGGTAGGTATTCAGGTAACTGCCCAATCACAAAACGTGGATGGTTTTATTACTTTGGAGAAGAACATCATCCAAGACTTTTACCAATACGGTATCTATATTTACTACAACAGTAAAGTAGATGTATTAAACAACGACATTTCACGTCCTACCCGTACTAACTCAACTACCACTTACGGTATCAATATGTACTACTATTGCTACCGCAACAACATTGTCGGAAACAAGATTCACAACTTGTTTACCTCGATGACCACATTAACCAGCACTACTTATGGTATCTATTGCTACTATAACTATAGCGGAGCCAGTAACTCAGTAGTTGCTTCAAACGCTATTTATAATATTGAGCATAACGGAGCAGTATACTTTATATATGCATACTACCCCTTCGGTATCCAGTTTGCCCACAACACTGTTTCAAGCGATTTAGCCACAACAAACACATCTGTGTTGTATGGTATGTATGTGTATAGTGGTACAACTTCAATGACGGGTACCTCTTTTGTAAACAACATCATCTCTTTAACCCGTCCTTCAGGAACACGCTACGCTTACTATTACTACGCAAGCATTCCTCAGTTTAACTACAATAGTTATTATGTGAACGGAACTGGTAGTTCTAACTTTATGGCTACAGGCTTATCAGTATATAATGATTTCGCATCATGGCAAAGCGGAACCGGTAATGACGCTAACGGCTCATATACCAACCCTAAATTTGCAAACGTAACTACAGGAAATTTGGCCCCTACAACTGTTCAGCTTGATGGGCAGGGTGCAACAGGTACCGGTGTTTTGAAAGACGTAAACGGTAACAATTACAGCTTGACTGAACCTGACCAAGGTGCGTTTGTAACAGATGTAAATGCCAACGTAACCCGTTTAACTCTTGCCGGAGCCAGCAACTGCCAAATGCAAGTTGAGGAAGTGAAAGTATGGGTGAAAAACAGTTCACCTTATGCTCAATCAGGATTTAATATGTCTTACCGTGTAAACAGCGGTACTGAAGTTGTAGAACCTTTTACCGGTACATTGAACCCCGGTGACTCAGCCCAGTTTACTTTTGCTCAAAAACTAACCTACAATAATTCTGGCGCATACACTTTCCAAGCAAGGATTAAAGGTAAACCTTATGTAGGGCCTTATGTAGTAACTGTTAAAGCAGCACCATTGGGGGCAGAGTGGATGAAAGGCGCTAAATTTAACGGTCAGTTCTTTTCAGGAAATATCGGCGACCCTGATATTGTAGCCAGCCCCGATACAGTTGACTTTAACTTGTTAGCACCAACAGGCTACACCAATGCCAACTACGGAACAGCTTGGACTTTGAGCGCAACAAGTGCTAAAACAACAGGTGGTTTCACCATTCCTGCTTCTGATTATACAATTACTCCTGCTAACGGCTCACAAAGCTTAAGGTTGCGTTTTAAACCCGGTTCAGCTTTCACTGACAGCTTTGCCAAATTCACAATCCGCGTCTACTCAAATACCACTTTGTG